In Cydia splendana chromosome 26, ilCydSple1.2, whole genome shotgun sequence, the following are encoded in one genomic region:
- the LOC134803511 gene encoding complex I assembly factor ACAD9, mitochondrial isoform X2: MNIARTICTIRSKNVSKTVFRNFRISSSNYDSTHASQPKVQEEKYDFEDLKVIERAETRKAAIPPFMKNVFVSIFDRELLAYPEILNKDDSEDLDKRVSRLQAVFGNPEKTKEERKEVLKQNQMYAAPVALTLGGLAMNVTESIRYLETISSDLQLGQQLSDHWVALEALKAGLRSEQFRQILDDLVSGEHMVSLCVKEKLAERISQADFRTNAEMDGQEIWRISGEKVCSATSGYFLVLGSSEAGRIRAFLVHPGAAGVTATGDFVTFQKTPATPLDEVTEAALAQILGASRLHTATLCRCSLQRAMLAATDYIRDRAFNGKPLSEMPTLRATIGSTLLDIYASESAEYFTAGLLDGYLNPDAEMEVAMCRNFIASAGLARSLDLLSIPPLENQKEFSRYLEDMRLLTFRGENRDGVNIFIALNGIHHAGKVMAEEIKQIRNPLFHPSFIVKKVFANRHQEKDDPKLNLYLAEHLHPSLRPAAEQLEYSVLRMRFACETVMARHGNKVGEAFTELNRLAEAATEVLVMTAVLARASRSYCIGVRNAELEMKLAACFVEQSRDRVRKLIKELDDGEFINLDHFKLQFGKRVLDTKSAVVEKATTRVFW, encoded by the exons ATGAATATAGCTCGTACAATTTGCACAATTCGGAGCAAGAATGTCAGCAAAACAGTGTTCAGAAATTTTCGCATATCTTCGTCAAACTACGATTCAACACATGCATCGCAGCCTAAAGTGCAAGAAGAAAAGTACGACTTCGAAGACTTGAAGGTTATAGAGCGCGCGGAAACCAGAAAAGCTGCAATACCGCCTTTCATGAAGAATGTATTTGTATCTATATTTGATCGGGAGTTGCTCGCTTATCCCGAAATTTTAAACAAAGATGACAGTGAAGACTTGGACAAGAGAGTGTCTAGACTGCAGGCGGTGTTTGGGAACCCGGAGAAAACAAAAGAAGAGCGTAAAGAAGTGTTGAAACAGAACCAAATGTACGCCGCGCCTGTTGCTTTGACTCTGGGCGGGTTGGCGATGAATGTCACAGAGAGTATAAG ATACCTAGAAACAATATCATCAGACCTACAACTGGGTCAGCAATTGAGCGACCACTGGGTAGCCCTGGAGGCTTTAAAGGCTGGTCTCCGATCAGAGCAGTTCCGGCAAATCCTGGATGACCTGGTCTCCGGAGAGCACATGGTTTCCCTGTGTGTAAAGGAGAAGCTTGCCGAGAGGATATCACAGGCTGATTTTAGGACCAATGCAGAGATGGATGGACAAG AAATATGGAGGATATCCGGTGAAAAAGTTTGCAGTGCCACCTCCGGCTACTTCTTAGTCCTGGGCAGCTCTGAAGCGGGCAGGATCCGAGCGTTCCTGGTGCACCCTGGCGCCGCGGGCGTGACGGCTACAGGGGACTTTGTCACCTTCCAGAAGACACCGG CTACGCCTCTCGACGAAGTGACAGAAGCGGCTCTAGCACAAATCCTGGGTGCGTCGCGGCTTCACACCGCGACGTTATGTCGCTGCAGCCTGCAGCGCGCCATGCTAGCAGCCACCGACTATATCAGAGACAGGGCTTTCAATG GTAAGCCTCTATCCGAAATGCCAACGCTCCGTGCCACCATTGGTTCCACTCTGTTGGACATATACGCTTCAGAAAGTGCGGAGTATTTCACAGCTGGCCTACTAGACGGTTATCTCAACCCTGACGCTGAGATGGAGGTGGCTATGTGCAG AAACTTCATAGCGTCCGCCGGGCTCGCCAGGAGTCTAGACCTCCTGTCTATTCCTCCATTGGAGAACCAAAAGGAATTCAGTCGGTACCTCGAGGATATGCGCCTGCTCACGTTCAGAGGAGAGAACAGAGATGGCGTTAATATATTCATTG CTCTAAATGGTATCCACCACGCCGGCAAAGTGATGGCGGAAGAAATAAAGCAGATAAGGAACCCGCTCTTCCATCCCAGTTTCATCGTTAAGAAAGTCTTCGCGAATCGTCACCAG GAAAAAGACGATCCCAAGTTGAATCTCTACTTGGCTGAGCATTTACATCCTTCGCTCCGACCGGCCGCCGAGCAGCTAGAATACAGTGTGCTAAGAATGAG GTTCGCGTGTGAAACTGTCATGGCGCGGCACGGGAACAAAGTTGGAGAGGCGTTCAC TGAACTGAACAGACTGGCGGAGGCTGCGACAGAGGTCCTCGTCATGACTGCCGTCCTAGCTAGAGCTTCAAG ATCTTACTGCATTGGAGTACGCAACGCAGAATTAGAAATGAAACTAGCCGCATGCTTCGTTGAACAATCCAGGGATCGAGTGCGAAAACTCATAAAAGAACTAGATGACGGGGAATTTATTAACTTAGACCATTTCAAACTGCAGTTTGGCAAGAGAGTCCTTGATACCAAGTCAGCTGTGGTTGAGAAGGCGACTACTAGAGTGTTTTGgtag
- the LOC134803511 gene encoding complex I assembly factor ACAD9, mitochondrial isoform X1: MNIARTICTIRSKNVSKTVFRNFRISSSNYDSTHASQPKVQEEKYDFEDLKVIERAETRKAAIPPFMKNVFVSIFDRELLAYPEILNKDDSEDLDKRVSRLQAVFGNPEKTKEERKEVLKQNQMYAAPVALTLGGLAMNVTESIRYLETISSDLQLGQQLSDHWVALEALKAGLRSEQFRQILDDLVSGEHMVSLCVKEKLAERISQADFRTNAEMDGQEIWRISGEKVCSATSGYFLVLGSSEAGRIRAFLVHPGAAGVTATGDFVTFQKTPATPLDEVTEAALAQILGASRLHTATLCRCSLQRAMLAATDYIRDRAFNGKPLSEMPTLRATIGSTLLDIYASESAEYFTAGLLDGYLNPDAEMEVAMCRNFIASAGLARSLDLLSIPPLENQKEFSRYLEDMRLLTFRGENRDGVNIFIALNGIHHAGKVMAEEIKQIRNPLFHPSFIVKKVFANRHQEKDDPKLNLYLAEHLHPSLRPAAEQLEYSVLRMRFACETIMARHGNKVGEAFTELNRLAEAATEVLVMTAVLARASRSYCIGVRNAELEMKLAACFVEQSRDRVRKLIKELDDGEFINLDHFKLQFGKRVLDTKSAVVEKATTRVFW; this comes from the exons ATGAATATAGCTCGTACAATTTGCACAATTCGGAGCAAGAATGTCAGCAAAACAGTGTTCAGAAATTTTCGCATATCTTCGTCAAACTACGATTCAACACATGCATCGCAGCCTAAAGTGCAAGAAGAAAAGTACGACTTCGAAGACTTGAAGGTTATAGAGCGCGCGGAAACCAGAAAAGCTGCAATACCGCCTTTCATGAAGAATGTATTTGTATCTATATTTGATCGGGAGTTGCTCGCTTATCCCGAAATTTTAAACAAAGATGACAGTGAAGACTTGGACAAGAGAGTGTCTAGACTGCAGGCGGTGTTTGGGAACCCGGAGAAAACAAAAGAAGAGCGTAAAGAAGTGTTGAAACAGAACCAAATGTACGCCGCGCCTGTTGCTTTGACTCTGGGCGGGTTGGCGATGAATGTCACAGAGAGTATAAG ATACCTAGAAACAATATCATCAGACCTACAACTGGGTCAGCAATTGAGCGACCACTGGGTAGCCCTGGAGGCTTTAAAGGCTGGTCTCCGATCAGAGCAGTTCCGGCAAATCCTGGATGACCTGGTCTCCGGAGAGCACATGGTTTCCCTGTGTGTAAAGGAGAAGCTTGCCGAGAGGATATCACAGGCTGATTTTAGGACCAATGCAGAGATGGATGGACAAG AAATATGGAGGATATCCGGTGAAAAAGTTTGCAGTGCCACCTCCGGCTACTTCTTAGTCCTGGGCAGCTCTGAAGCGGGCAGGATCCGAGCGTTCCTGGTGCACCCTGGCGCCGCGGGCGTGACGGCTACAGGGGACTTTGTCACCTTCCAGAAGACACCGG CTACGCCTCTCGACGAAGTGACAGAAGCGGCTCTAGCACAAATCCTGGGTGCGTCGCGGCTTCACACCGCGACGTTATGTCGCTGCAGCCTGCAGCGCGCCATGCTAGCAGCCACCGACTATATCAGAGACAGGGCTTTCAATG GTAAGCCTCTATCCGAAATGCCAACGCTCCGTGCCACCATTGGTTCCACTCTGTTGGACATATACGCTTCAGAAAGTGCGGAGTATTTCACAGCTGGCCTACTAGACGGTTATCTCAACCCTGACGCTGAGATGGAGGTGGCTATGTGCAG AAACTTCATAGCGTCCGCCGGGCTCGCCAGGAGTCTAGACCTCCTGTCTATTCCTCCATTGGAGAACCAAAAGGAATTCAGTCGGTACCTCGAGGATATGCGCCTGCTCACGTTCAGAGGAGAGAACAGAGATGGCGTTAATATATTCATTG CTCTAAATGGTATCCACCACGCCGGCAAAGTGATGGCGGAAGAAATAAAGCAGATAAGGAACCCGCTCTTCCATCCCAGTTTCATCGTTAAGAAAGTCTTCGCGAATCGTCACCAG GAAAAAGACGATCCCAAGTTGAATCTCTACTTGGCTGAGCATTTACATCCTTCGCTCCGACCGGCCGCCGAGCAGCTAGAATACAGTGTGCTAAGAATGAGGTTCGCGTGTGAAACTATCATGGCGCGGCATGGGAACAAAGTTGGAGAGGCGTTCAC TGAACTGAACAGACTGGCGGAGGCTGCGACAGAGGTCCTCGTCATGACTGCCGTCCTAGCTAGAGCTTCAAG ATCTTACTGCATTGGAGTACGCAACGCAGAATTAGAAATGAAACTAGCCGCATGCTTCGTTGAACAATCCAGGGATCGAGTGCGAAAACTCATAAAAGAACTAGATGACGGGGAATTTATTAACTTAGACCATTTCAAACTGCAGTTTGGCAAGAGAGTCCTTGATACCAAGTCAGCTGTGGTTGAGAAGGCGACTACTAGAGTGTTTTGgtag